Within the Spirosoma agri genome, the region AAAAGCGCAAAACCGACAGGCCGACTATGTACAAAACCACCTGCCAAACGTATTGGCATGCCCAAACCCCTTCGACTGTATCCGGCCCCGACGCTGTATAGACTGAAATCACCCGCTAATTTTCTAATTAATCCGCGACAGGAACTGACGAAGACGATGCAGGGCGGCCTGCTCTTTCTAATATCGACTGTGATCTGTTCCTTCTGCTACTACCCGATATGATTCATCCGGTGTATGATCAACAACCCCTTATGCTTTGGCTTTATGATTTGCCGACCTGGCTATTTGCGCTGATAACAATTGTCTTCTTCGTCGTGCTCGGACTAGGCGGCTTGCTGTTGACGCACCGACGCATCAACGAGGGAACATTTGCCACGCTGATCGACAACGGTACGGTTGGCTGGTTTTTCTCGGGCGTGACCGTTCTGTATGGCCTGCTATTGGGCCTGCTGACTGTGGCAACCTGGAGTAATTTTACGCAGGCAACCGGGTTAGCCTCCAGAGAAGCCGCCACCATTGCCGTTCTCTACCGGAACTTTGACGGTTACCCGCCGGAGCAGCGCGTGCGTCTGCAACGTCGCTTACGAACCTATACCGAGTTTATCGTTCGCGAATCCTGGCCACTGCAACGCAAGGGCTTGATCCACGACGGCGAATCGGATCGCCTGATCCAATTGCAAACCGAGATTCAGGCCATTGAACCGGCAACGGAGGGCAAAAAGATTTTGCAGGCAGAGTCGATCCGGGCGTTTACGGCGCTTGTCGAGTTACGTCGGTTGCGCATGGAGTCGATTACGGGTAGCGTACCCGGCGTTATCTGGTATGTCGTCCTGCTGGGGGCTGTGTTGACCCTAATTTTTTCGTACTTTTTTCTGGTCAAAGACATCTGGTTTCATGCGTTGTTGATCGCTATGTTAGCCACGGTTATCGGATTACTAATTTTCCTCATTGCAGCTTTGGATCATCCCTACCGAGGAGCTGTCAGTGTCGAATCGACCGCCTATCAATTGGTGCTCGATAAGGTAATGAAGCCGTAGGCCAACGACACATGTGACTTCTGTTTCTATCTGGATTATTTCCTTCGTGTCCATTGCGAGCGTAATCGCCCAGCCCTTCAAAACGCCGGAACTTACCTGGGCCGCAGCGGGGGCTGTTGTTCTATTGCTACTTGGCTTGATCATCCCCGCCGAAAGCCGGGTGGGGATGACCGAAGAGGCCGATGTCTACCTGTTTCTGGCGGGTATGATGCTACTGGCGGAAACGGCCCGTTCGGAAAAATTATTCGACCGGCTGGCGGCTCATGCAACCAATCTCGCCGAAGGGTCGGCCAATTACCTTTTCGGGCTCATTTATCTGGTGGGCAACGTTATAACGGCTTTTTCGTCCAACGACGCCACTGCCTGGCTACCATACGCTGGCTGGTTGCGCTGCGCCGGGAAAGACTGAGCGTAAGCACCTGAACATTTCTTAAACTCGGCATGCTGGTTATGACAGTTCCGTTACTCATTACGCTGGGCGCGATCTGGCGGTATCACGTTTAGTTCTGACCCGGTGTCAGACAACTTTAGAATAAGTATGATCAGGGATTAAGAAAACTTAATTCTTTCTTCAGCACGACCTCACCTGAGCCCAATAGCTTTGCTTTTACAACCAATCCGTTTCGATTCTAAAGTGAAAAGCCAGGGGGCATTGCTGCCTTTGCTCGCTAGCGGGACCGTTCGCTGCCTTTCGGGGCTCATATTGGCATTTCACCTAAACCAAGTGCACTCTGCGTATTTCCAGCAACAACACTAGGTATTTTTCTCTACAAACCCGTTGGATTACCCATTAAGAATTGTGACCCCAGTACCCGAAGAAGGGGGTTGATCCTGCCGTTTGCCAGCTCGATTCAGTACGGTACAATATTTACACAAGATGAATGATGATCAGTCATCGATCACTTTACACAACGTTAGTCAGTCATTAAAAAATGGTTAAATTATCGCAGAACACTATTACTCGCCAACCCAGCTCGACCAGTTTACGCGCACTCGACACGGCCAATTTCTTCCTGGCCGATGTTCGGGACGGGCTTGGTCCCTATCTGGCTATTTACCTGTTGACCACCCTGCACTGGGATGCGCAGAATATCGGGATTGCCATGTCGGTTATGGGCATTGCTACTGTCGTCGCGCAGACCCCCGCCGGCGCTCTGGTTGACCGAACCCGCCGGAAGCGTGTGTACTCGATCATTGCATCACTCCTGATTGCGTTTGCCGCCATCATTACGATTACCGTGCCAACCTTTTCGGTCATTATGGGTGGTCAGGCCATTATGGGCGTAGCGGCCGCTTGGTTTACCCCCGCTGTAGCCGCCATCACACTAGGCATAGTCGGCCCCAAGGCGCTGGACAAACGAGTTGGCCGCAACGAAACATTCAACCATGCAGGCAACGTATTTGCGGCCCTGCTGGCGGGTCTGCTGGGTTACTACGTGAGCACAAAAGGGATTTTCCTGCTGCTGGCGGCTATGTCGCTCCTGAGTAGTTTGTCCGTCTGGCGCATCCGGGAAGAGGACATCGACCACCAGCTGGCGCGGGGTTGTTCAGACGAAGAGGAACAGGCCAATACTGACAAGCCTTCGGGTTGGCGGGCCATTCTGGGCAACCGGTCAATTCTCTTTTTTGCCCTGGCCTGTGTACTGTTCCACTTTGCCAACGCGGCTATGCTGCCTCTACTCGGTCAGCGACTGGCGCAGGGAATCAACGCGGGTGCGTCTTCGGCCTACATGTCGGCTTGTATCATCGTGGCGCAGCTGGTGATGATTCCCGTCAGTTACTTCACCGGTAAGTTAGCGCCTGGTGGCCGTAAGCGGCTATTACTCATTGCGTTTGCCGTACTGCCGATCCGTGGTCTGCTATACACCCTAACGGGCGATCCAACATTACTGGTTGCCATTCAGATTCTGGACGGCGTCGGCGCGGGGATCTTCGGCGTATTGTCCATCCTGATCGTTTCAGATCTGACGCGGGGCTCGGGCCTGTTCAACACCACACAGGGTGCCATTGCTACAGCCGTTGGTCTGGGGGCATCGCTCAGTAATGCGTTTGCCGGGACGTTATTGCAGCGAACGAACTACAACGTTGCTTTCCTGACACTAGCCTCTCTGGCGGTCGTTGCGCTGGTCGTACTCTGGTTCTTCGTACCCGAAACGGCTCCATCAACGCAGCCGGTTGCGCGCGAAAACTGACCTTCCGGGGATTAATGATTGTGTATCGGACCGTAGAGTCCTGATTAACCGGCTTTTCTGTGGATTGGATTTACGCGTTACCAAACTGGTTCTTCTTTATTTTTTGCTGCGGGGCAACCCTTCTGTTTTCGATGGTTGGTCTGGTGCTGCTCCGTCCGTGGGTCAGGGCGCACGTAAGTGACTCGGCAGAGCACAATGATCTGGTCAGCTATTTCCTGGGCTCTTCCGGCGTTGTTTATGGCATACTGCTTGGCCTGGTGGCGGCTGGCGTGTGGAGCAATTTTCAGGCGTTGTCGGCTCAGGTAGACGGTGAAGCGACGATTACGGCTGCGCTGTATCAGGACATGGCTACGTACCCACAACCCTACCGCCACCTGTATCAGCAAGAGTTGAAGGCCTACGTGCGGTCGGTTATTTACCAGGACTGGCCCGCTCATAACCGGGGCGAAGTGCCGCAGGAAAGCAGTAAAATTCTTCGCTCGTTCAAAAACAACCTCTTTGATTTTGTGCCCCCCACGCCCCGACTACGGGTTGTTCATGAGCAGGCCATCAATCAGCTTAATGAACTGCTGATTGCCCACCGCTTACGGTTACGGGGCGATCAGGCCAATCTGCCCGAACTGCTATGGTGGGTCATCATTCTGGGAGCGTTAATCAACGTAGCCATCTCCTGGTTTTTTGTGGCGAAGGATATCACGCATCAGGTGGCCTTAACCGCGTTGATTGCCTTGCTCCTGGGATCACTTTTATTCCTGACAGCCGCTATGGACAATCCGTTCCGGGGCGGCTTCAGCGTGGATGCCAGCGCCTTCGAATCCGTACTTTACGAAATGGTCAATTACTAACCGCTGGCAGGCTGATTGACATAGCATTGCCAGCAGTCAATCAATCACATACAATACCCAAATCACAACCGTTCAAACGATACAACCATGACGACACATCGACTTCATTTACCTTTACTCAGTCTTCTTTTACTGGCCATTACGCTAAGCGGCTGCCTATCCAATCGCCAGGCTAGCTCGACCCTAAATCGGGTAGCCAGCGACAATTGCAACATCGACTCCAGCGGCACGTCGGGTTACGTGTTTCACCCGATCAATCTGGTGCCTGGCTCACCGGATGATTTGTTGCTTCGGCAACGCTTTGGTGAACGCGGTCTTCGCATGGCACAGGCCGTGGGGCTTACGCACTTGCTGGTGCAAATGACTCAGCTGGAGCAGCAAAACCCCGATCAGCCGCCCTCCAATCAGTACCTCGCGATACGGCAGAAACTAACCGACCAGCTTCAACTCGCTAACTTCGACATAGCTACCGCAGCGGCCCTGGTCGATTGTGACAGCAAGCGCGCTACGCTAACGGCCACCCTGCTCACCCGCCGGGAAAACAGCCGGGAAAAGCGCATGACCATCAGTGCTATCACCATCGGTGCTGTGGCCATCATCGGTGCCAGCCTGCTAAATTTGCACGAACAGCACCAGACCGCCGACTGGCTTCACATTGCGGGGGGTGTGGGCGAAGGTGGACTGGGTGTGCTGGCGTTACGACAGAAACCACCCCATGCGGAATACCGCCATCCACGTAATCCACTGCGCGACATCTGGAACAAATCCAAAACATCAACCGATTTTCCGCCCCTGGTCTGGTACTACCTCAACAAGCCAAAATCAGGCAACAGTCCCTCATTGGTCGATGCCCTGCGCAGCCGTTGGGAACTGCTGGTGGCGCTGGACGAAAAAGCGGGTCGCCCGCGTAAACACACACGTCGGGAAGTGGCTTATTTTAGCGATGGAGACACCTACACCGCTGAAGAACTGACCGTTCGGGCGGCTATGCTCGGGCAGCTGGAAACCGAACTCCGGCTTATGAACAATGACCTCACCATTCTGCTCAACGAAATCGTCCGGCCGATTACGAAGCGGTAAAACGACTGGGTAGTCAGACCAGCAAGTGGCCCCATCACCGGATCAATTCCGACGTAAACCGATCTGCATCCGAACGAGGTCTCGTTGGTTTCTTACTCATTGTCAATGACTTATTGACCAGATTAAAATTAACCCTCGTAATCCGGAGCGATCGGTGATCGTCGGAATTCATTCGGTGTCACGCCCACGTAGTTTTTGAAAAACTGGCTGAAGTTAGGCTGATCGGCAAAGCCGATGATCTGACTGATTTCCTGCAACGTCCAGCTGGTTTGAATTAACAGTGCCTTACTTTCTTCAACCAGCCGGTTTTTGATGAGCGTACTGATCGGCTGTCCAGTATGCTTTTTTACCAACCCATTCAGGTAACTGGCATTAAGGTTCAGTTGCTGCGCATACTGCTGAGCCGTCCGCATCCTGATGGGCCTGTCGAGGTTGGCCAGGTTGGTTTCTTTTTCGAGCAACTCGAAGAAATCGTGCACGTGCCGGTATTCATTGGTAATCGCGCCGGTCGGTGCATACTCAGTACCTTTCAGACTTTCCACCAGGATGAGCTGAACGTAGGCTTGCATGGCTTCTTCGGCCAGTTCTCCGCCCGAAGCCGCTTCGGCTTTCATCTGGGTGAGCAGGCCGTGAATCATACGGGTCGATTGCTCCGACAGGCGCAGTATTTTTTTCTCGGTGAAAAATTTATAACGGTCAATGACCAGCTTCAGGGAAGGGTGCTGATCCAGATACCGCTTCTTGAACATGCAGAAAACACCCCCGCCCACTTCAGGGGTCGTGTTGCGCCAACACACGATCTCGTTGGGGTGTAAGAACAGAATGGTTCGCTCGTCGATGTAATAGTTGTTCTTACCCATCGTCTTGAAACCCGTGCCGCTGGTCATCAGCATGATCTTGTAAAAATCCCGCCGGTTCGGCGACAGGTAATTATCACAGCCACTTTTCTCGCGATCAACAACCTTGATGTTCCAGTCCTCATAATAGAGCCGGCTCACGGGCGTTGTGCCAGGCGCCAGCAGAGAGGGAACATCATACACCATCGTGATGGGTTGTGCATCGCCGGTCCGCCGTAGTCGGGTTGCCGCATCACCGGCATTCTGTGGTCCGGCATTCCGGGGCGGTTGTGTTTTCATAATTTTTACAACTTTTTTACGTATACAAAGTTTATCTGTCTAGTCAACGAACATCTCTTTCGAACGTTCTAATGTACTGTCTTTCAGAACAAAGTTAAAGAATTAAGACGTAATTGTCTGACTGGCATCCGAAATGATTGGTAAACAAAGAAATGCGTTATTCATAAAAAAAGCTGCGGTTTTGCTATAGAATCCGCCGTGGCTTACGGCTAACTTTGTCGATTGAATCGGTATCATACTCAGTTCGTTACTTGACGTTTATAAAAACAAGATTAGCATGATCGCAACAAAAGGGTATGCAGCCCAAACCAAAGAATCAGATTTAGCTCCCTGGAATTTTCAGCGTCGTGAGCTTGGTCCCCACGATGTACAATTTGACATTCAGTACTGTGGCGTTTGCCATTCGGACCTTCACCAGATCAAAGACGAGTGGGGCGGTAGCATCTTCCCAATGGTGCCCGGCCACGAAATTGTCGGTAAAGTCGTTGCCGTTGGTACGAACGTGACCAACTTTAAAGTGGGCGATCTGGCGGGCACCGGCTGCCTGGTCGATTCCTGCCGCACCTGTGAGTCCTGCCAGCAGGGGTTGGAGCAGTACTGCCTGAACGGTAACAGCCAGACCTACAACGGGCTGGAACAGGACAAGAAGACACCTACGTATGGTGGCTATTCCAACACCATCGTCGTCAGCGAAAATTTCGTGCTCCACATACCCCAGAACCTGGATCTGGCGGCCACGGCACCCCTACTTTGCGCTGGCATTACCACGTATTCACCCCTTCGCCACTGGAAAGTAGGACCGGGTCATAAACTAGCCGTACTTGGACTAGGTGGTCTGGGTCATATGGGTGTGAAATTCGGTGTCGCTTTGGGCGCTGAAGTTACCGTTCTGAGCACGTCGCCGAAGAAAGAGGCCGATGCCAAAAAGCTGGGTGCTCACCATTTCGTGGTAACGAGTGATGCGGCTCAGTTCGAAGCGGCAAAAGGACAATTTGACTTCATCCTCGACACGGTATCGGCGGAGCATGATTATATGGCGTACATGTCACTGCTGAAAGTTGATGGCGTGCATATTTGTGTGGGTGCGCCCCCAACCCCGTCGGCTGTACACGCGTTTGGCCTCATTATCGGTCGGAAAAGTATTGCCGGATCAAGCATTGGCGGCCTTGCCGAAACCCAGGAAATGCTGGACTTCTGCGCGGAGCACGACATTGTTTCCGACATCGAGATGATCGACATCAAAGACATCCACCAGGCCTACGATCGCATGGTCAAAGGAGATGTTCGTTATCGGTTTGTCATCGATATGGCTACCTTATAGACCGACCACCGTAACCGGTTTCCCTTGGCACGGAGCGACAATCCGTGCGTAGCGAGCGTGGTTTTACCAACATCAATACTTCTGTTCTATGGCTGAAAATGAAACGAATGGGAACGAGTTAGACAGCTCAAATTCCTCCCGACGGATTTTCTTGAAACAATCCTCCGCGCTGGCGGCTTTGGCCATGACCCCGCCAGCCGCTGTGACCGCCATCGATAAAGGATTGGATGAAAAAGTGGCCGCTGCCTTCGAGCAGATGCCGCTGCAACTAACCATCAATGGGAAAGCCCGGCAGCTCAGCATTGAACCGCGTGTGACGCTGCTCGATCTGCTGCGCGAACAACTCCACCTGACCGGGACCAAGAAAGGCTGTGACCACGGCCAGTGCGGAGCCTGTACGGTACACGTTGACGGGCAGCGGGTGAACTCGTGCCTGACGCTGGCGATGACCACTGAAGGATGCGCCGTGACGACCATTGAAGGACTGGCGGAGGGCGGGGAGTCGGGTGATGCCGCTACTGCCCGACTTCACCCCATGCAGGAAGCGTTCATCAAACACGATGGCTTCCAGTGCGGCTACTGCACACCGGGCCAGATCATGTCGGCGGTGGCTTGCATTCGCGAAGGCCACGCGAACAGCCCCGATGAAATCCGCGAATACATGAGTGGAAACATTTGCCGATGCGGAGCCTATGCTAATATTGTCGATGCGATTATGGACGTAAAACAGGGAGGAGCCAAGGTATGAACCCATTTCAGTTTACGCGGGTTACGACCCCCAAAGCCGCTATTTCGGCCATTACGAAAGAGAGTGGCACCTACTT harbors:
- a CDS encoding bestrophin-like domain, yielding MLWLYDLPTWLFALITIVFFVVLGLGGLLLTHRRINEGTFATLIDNGTVGWFFSGVTVLYGLLLGLLTVATWSNFTQATGLASREAATIAVLYRNFDGYPPEQRVRLQRRLRTYTEFIVRESWPLQRKGLIHDGESDRLIQLQTEIQAIEPATEGKKILQAESIRAFTALVELRRLRMESITGSVPGVIWYVVLLGAVLTLIFSYFFLVKDIWFHALLIAMLATVIGLLIFLIAALDHPYRGAVSVESTAYQLVLDKVMKP
- a CDS encoding SLC13 family permease, with protein sequence MTSVSIWIISFVSIASVIAQPFKTPELTWAAAGAVVLLLLGLIIPAESRVGMTEEADVYLFLAGMMLLAETARSEKLFDRLAAHATNLAEGSANYLFGLIYLVGNVITAFSSNDATAWLPYAGWLRCAGKD
- a CDS encoding MFS transporter, which produces MVKLSQNTITRQPSSTSLRALDTANFFLADVRDGLGPYLAIYLLTTLHWDAQNIGIAMSVMGIATVVAQTPAGALVDRTRRKRVYSIIASLLIAFAAIITITVPTFSVIMGGQAIMGVAAAWFTPAVAAITLGIVGPKALDKRVGRNETFNHAGNVFAALLAGLLGYYVSTKGIFLLLAAMSLLSSLSVWRIREEDIDHQLARGCSDEEEQANTDKPSGWRAILGNRSILFFALACVLFHFANAAMLPLLGQRLAQGINAGASSAYMSACIIVAQLVMIPVSYFTGKLAPGGRKRLLLIAFAVLPIRGLLYTLTGDPTLLVAIQILDGVGAGIFGVLSILIVSDLTRGSGLFNTTQGAIATAVGLGASLSNAFAGTLLQRTNYNVAFLTLASLAVVALVVLWFFVPETAPSTQPVAREN
- a CDS encoding bestrophin-like domain, with translation MDWIYALPNWFFFIFCCGATLLFSMVGLVLLRPWVRAHVSDSAEHNDLVSYFLGSSGVVYGILLGLVAAGVWSNFQALSAQVDGEATITAALYQDMATYPQPYRHLYQQELKAYVRSVIYQDWPAHNRGEVPQESSKILRSFKNNLFDFVPPTPRLRVVHEQAINQLNELLIAHRLRLRGDQANLPELLWWVIILGALINVAISWFFVAKDITHQVALTALIALLLGSLLFLTAAMDNPFRGGFSVDASAFESVLYEMVNY
- a CDS encoding AraC family transcriptional regulator, which encodes MKTQPPRNAGPQNAGDAATRLRRTGDAQPITMVYDVPSLLAPGTTPVSRLYYEDWNIKVVDREKSGCDNYLSPNRRDFYKIMLMTSGTGFKTMGKNNYYIDERTILFLHPNEIVCWRNTTPEVGGGVFCMFKKRYLDQHPSLKLVIDRYKFFTEKKILRLSEQSTRMIHGLLTQMKAEAASGGELAEEAMQAYVQLILVESLKGTEYAPTGAITNEYRHVHDFFELLEKETNLANLDRPIRMRTAQQYAQQLNLNASYLNGLVKKHTGQPISTLIKNRLVEESKALLIQTSWTLQEISQIIGFADQPNFSQFFKNYVGVTPNEFRRSPIAPDYEG
- a CDS encoding NAD(P)-dependent alcohol dehydrogenase, with translation MIATKGYAAQTKESDLAPWNFQRRELGPHDVQFDIQYCGVCHSDLHQIKDEWGGSIFPMVPGHEIVGKVVAVGTNVTNFKVGDLAGTGCLVDSCRTCESCQQGLEQYCLNGNSQTYNGLEQDKKTPTYGGYSNTIVVSENFVLHIPQNLDLAATAPLLCAGITTYSPLRHWKVGPGHKLAVLGLGGLGHMGVKFGVALGAEVTVLSTSPKKEADAKKLGAHHFVVTSDAAQFEAAKGQFDFILDTVSAEHDYMAYMSLLKVDGVHICVGAPPTPSAVHAFGLIIGRKSIAGSSIGGLAETQEMLDFCAEHDIVSDIEMIDIKDIHQAYDRMVKGDVRYRFVIDMATL
- a CDS encoding (2Fe-2S)-binding protein; translation: MAENETNGNELDSSNSSRRIFLKQSSALAALAMTPPAAVTAIDKGLDEKVAAAFEQMPLQLTINGKARQLSIEPRVTLLDLLREQLHLTGTKKGCDHGQCGACTVHVDGQRVNSCLTLAMTTEGCAVTTIEGLAEGGESGDAATARLHPMQEAFIKHDGFQCGYCTPGQIMSAVACIREGHANSPDEIREYMSGNICRCGAYANIVDAIMDVKQGGAKV